GCCGCTGGAGGTGTTGCAGAACCGCGATCCGACCAAGGCGATCCCGCCGCTTCACGGCGCCTTGCTCAAGAACGAGCAGGACGTGATGCTGTTCGAGCGGCTGGCATTCATGGCGAAGCGGCAGGCGAACAAGAACTGATCGCGCGCGCGTCCCGGTTGCGACCGACATTGTTCATCCGACGTTAACCACGCTACACGGGTCCCGTGCGGCGGGAGGTTGGCGTATGATCGAAAGCGGTTCGTTGACCCCGGGCGTGCACGTCGACCGCTTCGACGTGCCCGATCACACCGCGCTGCGGGTGGAGATGCCGGCCCCGGCGCTCCGCGACCTCGTCAGCAACTATCACGTCATGGATTCGGAGCGCACGCATCATGACGGGCGGGAGCAATGGCTGTTGCCGTCATGGCCCGCGCTGCGCTTCGTCCTGGCGCCGGACCCGATCACGCTGACGATCGGGTCGCGGCGGTACGATCCCATTCCCGAGGCCGCATTGTACGGCACTGCCAGCAAGGCGATGCAGATGACGACGCACGGCGGCGTCACGGTCGGGGTCGACCTCACCCCGCTGGGCTGGGCGCGGCTGATGAACCGGCGCGCCGATCTCTACCGCGACCGCATCGTGCCGCTGGAGACGGTGCTGCCCGCGGCCTGGGTGGCGCGCACGCTCCAGCGGCTGCGCGACAGCGACCAGGGCAGCGAGGTGAAGGCGATCCTGGACGACATGCTGCTCGCGATCGTGGCGCCTGCGACCCCCGACGATGCCGCGATCGTCGCGGTGCAGCGGCTGATCGCGGACGATGCCACCCGCGACCTGTCCGCCGCCGCGACCGCGGTCGGGATGACCCCCGCCGCGCTGCGTCGGCTGGCGACGCGCTATTTCGGCTTCCCGCCCAAGACGCTGCTGATCCGCACCCGCTTCCTGCGCTCGCTGGTGCGGATGATGCACGCCGGCGACGACGCCGGTTACGGCGCGATCGCGCCGACCTATTTCGACGCCTCGCACTTCCTGCGCGATGCCGATCGCTTCCTGGGCACCACGCCGCGGCGGTTCCTGCGACAGGATCACCGCTATCTCAGCGCCGTGCTGAAGGCGACGCGCGAGGTACGCCGCGCCGCGCGGGCGGCGACCGAGCGCCCGGCGTCGTCGCGCGCGGGCGCGGCCGCGCCGGTGCAGCATCTGTCCAACATGGGTTGACCGGCCATCAACCCGGATCGCCCATGATCGGCGCCCTGCCGCGCCGCCGACCCACGCCAACGATATCGGCGCGCTCATCGGCGCCCATGTCCCGAAGGCGGCAACCGCCGCCCGCTGTACCAACCGGGTCTTCGATAGCAACTCGACACGGCCGTCCGGGCGGGGCATCATGCGGGCATGTTCCTCGCTTTCCTCGACGAGCTCCGCTCCGCCGGCATCCCGGCCAGCATGAAAGAGCATCTCCTCCTTCTCGAAGCGTTGCAGGCCGACGTGATCGACCGCTCGCCGGAGGATTTCTATTACCTCAGCCGCGCGGTGTACGTGAAGGACGAGGGGCTGCTCGACAAGTTCGACCAGGTCTTCGCCAAGGTGTTCAAGGGACTGGAGGCCAGCTTCGGCCAAGCCGGCGCGGAAATCCCCGAGGATTGGCTGAAGGCGATCGCGGAGAAATACCTGACTCCCGAGGAGATGGAGGCGATCAAGTCGCTCGGCTCCTGGGACGAGATCATGGAGACGCTGAAGAGGCGGCTCGAGGAGCAGCAGAAGCGCCACCAGGGCGGCAACAAATGGATCGGGACCGGCGGCACCAGCCCCTATGGCAATGCGGGCTACAATCCCGAGGGCGTGCGGATCGGCGGCGAGTCGAAGGAGAAGCGCGCGATCAAGGTGTGGGACCAGCGCGAGTTCCGCAATCTGGACAGCACGCGCGAGCTGGGCACCCGCAACATCAAGATCGCGCTGCGGCGATTGCGCAAGTTCGCGCGCGAGGGCGCGGCGGACGAGCTGGACATCGACGCGACGATCGACGGCACCGCGCGGCAGGGCTGGCTGGACGTGCATATGCGCGCGGAACGGCGCAATGCGGTCAAGCTGCTGCTGTTCCTCGATGTCGGCGGGTCGATGGACCCGTTCATCAGGCTGTGCGAGGAACTGTTCTCCGCCGCGACGACCGAGTTCAAGAACCTCGAATTCTTCTACTTCCACAATTGCCCGTATGAGGGCGTGTGGAAGG
The sequence above is drawn from the Sphingomonas adhaesiva genome and encodes:
- a CDS encoding AraC family transcriptional regulator, with protein sequence MTPGVHVDRFDVPDHTALRVEMPAPALRDLVSNYHVMDSERTHHDGREQWLLPSWPALRFVLAPDPITLTIGSRRYDPIPEAALYGTASKAMQMTTHGGVTVGVDLTPLGWARLMNRRADLYRDRIVPLETVLPAAWVARTLQRLRDSDQGSEVKAILDDMLLAIVAPATPDDAAIVAVQRLIADDATRDLSAAATAVGMTPAALRRLATRYFGFPPKTLLIRTRFLRSLVRMMHAGDDAGYGAIAPTYFDASHFLRDADRFLGTTPRRFLRQDHRYLSAVLKATREVRRAARAATERPASSRAGAAAPVQHLSNMG
- a CDS encoding vWA domain-containing protein — translated: MFLAFLDELRSAGIPASMKEHLLLLEALQADVIDRSPEDFYYLSRAVYVKDEGLLDKFDQVFAKVFKGLEASFGQAGAEIPEDWLKAIAEKYLTPEEMEAIKSLGSWDEIMETLKRRLEEQQKRHQGGNKWIGTGGTSPYGNAGYNPEGVRIGGESKEKRAIKVWDQREFRNLDSTRELGTRNIKIALRRLRKFAREGAADELDIDATIDGTARQGWLDVHMRAERRNAVKLLLFLDVGGSMDPFIRLCEELFSAATTEFKNLEFFYFHNCPYEGVWKDNKRRFQERTPLWDVLHKYGHDYKLIFVGDASMSPYEITHPGGSVEHFNEESGAVWMQRLTNTYPAAVWLNPVAQAQWGYSQSVKIIRELMTDRMYPLTLAGLDDAMRELTRKR